The genomic stretch GACCGAGACGAGGCCGCCGATCAGCGAACGAACGAAGATGGTCGCAACCGCACCGACAACAGTCAGCAGCAGAACCAGCGCCACGGGCACGCGGAATGTGCCTTCACTCGCCAGGAACTCGGTCGAGGGTGAAGCGAAATAGGCGATGGCGAGACCCGCGATCACCGTCAGCATGACGATTGCGGTGTAGCGATGCTGGTCGCCATTCTGCAGGACCCGGGTGGAGAAGCGTGCCGTATCCAGAACGCCATTCAGCGCCTTGTGATATAAACGGTCGCCAAGCCAGCCATAGAAGGCGTCATAGCGACGAAGCGCATTGTGGATGCGGGTCCACTGCACGACGATGACGACACCGATGGCAACCACCAGCATCGACAGCGCCAGCATCGGTGTCAGACCGTGCCAGAGCTTGAACGAGGCATCGAAAGTCTGGCCGTAAAGGGCGAAGGCGGCCGGCGCAATCAGCCATTCGGCAGCCGGCGCCGGAACGAGGCCGATAATGATGCCGGTGACGGCCAGCAGCAGCGGACCGACCAGCATGCCTGCCTTTTCGCCGTGGTGGATCTCGGTGACCCGCTCTGGCTTGAAATAGAACGGACGAATGGAAACAACACCGGCAACGCCGACCATGACCGCATTGACCAGAACGGCTGCAATCACCGGCAGGATATTCCAGTCACTCGAAAGCTGCGCCTCGAACAGATACTCCTTCGAGATGAAGCCCACAAAGGGCGGCAGACCGGCCATGGAAAGGCTGGCAAGAACGGCGGCAACGGCGGTGACCGGCAGGAAGCGAGCCAGCCCGCCGAGCTTGTTGAGGCTTGCCTCTCCCGTCGCATGGATCGCGGTGCCAGCGCAGAAGAACAGGGCCGCCTTGTACAGCGCGTGGGCGAGGATGAAGCCGACCGTTGCGACAGCGGCAACCTGCCCCGTCAGGCCGATCAGCATCACGAGAATGCCAAGCGAGGCGACGGTCGACTGCGCCAGCACCGCCTTGAAGCCTTCGGCCCTGAGCGCCTGGAGCGCTGCCACGATCATTGTCAGCGAACCGAAAATGACGAGCGTATGGCCAAAGCCCGGCATACCGGCAAAGACCACGTCAAAGCGGGCCAGCAGGAATACCCCAAGCTTCACCATGGTCGCCGAATGCAGATAGGCAGACGCCGGCGTCGGCGCCGCCATGGCATTGGGCAGCCAGAAATGGAAGGGGAACTGTGCCGACTTGGTGAATGCACCAATCATGACCAGCGCAGCGATTGTCGGCGCCCAGGGGCTTGCCACCAGCTCATCGGCACGGGCCACAACCTCGGTAAACGAGAATGTCCCGAGCGTCATGCCGATCACCAGAATGCCGGCGAAGAGCACCAGACCACCACCACCGGTGACGATCAGCGACTGCAGCGCAGACTTGCGAGCCGCCTCCTTGTGACCGTCGAAACCGATCAGCAGGAAGGAGGCAAGGCTGGTCAGCTCCCAGAACACGAACATGACGATGAGGTTGTCCGACAGAACCGTGCCCAGCATCGCCGTCATGAACAGCATGATCAGCGCGAGGAAGCGTCCGGATTCGCCGCTTGGCTTTTCGGCGAAATAGGCGCCGGCATAGATCGTGACGAGCGTGCCGATACCGCTGATCAGAAGCGCAAAGAGCAGTGAGAAGCCATCCAGGCGGAAAGCCAGCTCAACGCCGAGCGACGGCACCCAGGAAACGGTTGCCATCAGCGTTTCGCCACCCGCCACCACGGGCAACTGCATCACAAAGGACGCGAAGATAAACAACGGAATGAGGCAAATCGCCCACCCCGTATGTTTTCCTGTCAAGGACGAGACCGGTCGCGCAATCGCAGCGCCGATCAGTGCTATCAATATGCTCCATTCAAAGCTCACGGCATCACTTCCTCTTGTTGGTGAATTTCAAGTAGCAAGAGGCGTGCCAACCGAAAAAGCATCGTGTTTACGGTGCGTTATCGGATTTTCATCGCAAAACCGTTCGGCTTTCCGAAACCCGGAAAGGTGGCGGTTCGAAAACCCGAACACCAGCAATTGATCCATTTGACATCGAATATGGACACTACCCGCGCCTGCGCTTAACGTTGACCCATGACCATAGAGCTTTCCGTTTCAGACACCGTTCCCGATGCCAGCCGCGACCTGATCCGCGATGGTGTCATGACCCATAACGGCACGCTTCTGGGCCCAAGTGACAAGCGTGATCTCTTCATTCCCCTGACGGATGATCAGGGCAATATCGACGGCGGTCTGGTGGGCTATACCGGGCGGGGCTGGCTTTATGTGGAACTGCTCTTCGTGCCTGAGCGCCTGCGCGGTCAGGGCATGGCCGCCAGACTTCTGGAAGCGGCAGAAGCGGAAGCCAAAACCCGCGGCTGTATCGGCGCCTATCTCGACACGATCAATCCGGTTGCACGGCGCACCTATGAGCGCGCCGGCTATTCTGTCTTCGGCCAGATCGACAATTTCACGAAGGGTTTTGACATCAACTGGATGATCAAGCGGTTTTGAGAGCCGGGGCGAGCTGCTCGACCGCATCCTCGCAATCGTCACGCCAGGCAATGACGCCTGGGAGACGGCCATGGACATTGTCACCGAGCGGCACGATCAGCACCCGGTTCGGATCGACCGGACCCGGGAAGGCTAACGCGCCATACGCCACTTTCTCGAAGCCAAGCGGCATGTAATAGGGCGGATCACCAACGAGGATCACACCTTCCGAACCCTTGCGCCGTGCCGCATCAATGGCAATCCTCACCAGTTCGCGACCAATCCCGAGGTTCTTGTGCGAAGGACGAACGGCAAGTGGCCCCAGCAGATGCCCTTTGACCGATCCCGCCAGGACCGGCGTCATACGCACGGAAGCAATCGTTTCGCCATTGTCGGCACAGACAAAGGACAGCGACAGGTCATGCGGCCCCTGCTCGCGAATGCGTGCCGCAGCCCTTGCATGCCGACCTGGCCCGAATGCTTCTTCGTTGATGAATTCGATGATGGCGTCGTGCGACGCGTCCTCGGTGAAGTAGATAAGACCGGAGTTTTTCATGGATGACCAGGACCAGCAGATAGACACGGATATGGATGCTGAACGCAGCGAGGCGTTCAGTTGCATCAGCGTCGTCGCAGGGTCCGTGGAGTGGTCATGGGTGCCCATCTGAAAAGTTGTGGCGCACCGGATAGCAGCAAATTTTGGTTCCGTCCAATGGAAAAACGCAGTGTTCAATCATGCGGCACTCGCAATCTGCAGGCTCCGCCGTATGTTTGCTTTCAATGAAATGCAAAGGAGGGCGCCAATGGGTATGCTCGTGGACGGCGTCTGGAAAGACGTCTGGTATGATACGAAGTCGAGTGACGGCCACTTCAAGCGCAACAAGTCGACCTTCCGGAACTTCGTGACCGCCGATGGCAGTGCCGGCCCCACAGGCAGTGCGGGCTTCAAGGCTGAGGCCGGGCGTTATCACCTCTACGTCTCCTATGCCTGCCCCTGGGCACACCGGACGCTGATCTTCCGCAAGCTGAAGGGACTGGAACACCTGGTTCCCGTTTCGGCTGTCGATCCCCTGATGCTTTCGAACGGCTGGGAATTCCACGACCGCGACGGCGCAACCGTCGACCATCTCTTTGACTCGGATTTCCTCTGGCAGGTCTATACCCGTGCCGATCCTGGCTTCACCGGTCGCGTCACCGTCCCTGTTCTCTGGGACAAGCAACAGCAGACTATCGTTTCGAATGAATCAGCCGACATCATCCGGATATTCAATTCCGCCTTCGATGCGCTGACCGGCTCGACGCTTGACTTCTATCCGGAAGATCTCAGGGATGAGATCGACCAGATCAATGCGCTTGTCTATGACACCGTCAACAACGGTGTCTACAAGTCGGGCTTCGCGACCACTCAAGACGCCTATGAAAGCGCGGTCATCCCGTTGTTCGAAACCCTGGACCGGCTGGAGGCAAGACTGACCGAAAGCCGCTACCTTTTCGGCGAACGCATCACCGAAGCCGACTGGCGTCTCTTTACCACACTGGTGCGCTTCGATCCGGTCTATGTTGGGCACTTCAAGTGCAATATCCGCCGCACCGACGATTACCCGGCGCTGTCAGGTTATCTGCGCGACCTCTATCAAGTGCCGGGCGTCGCCGAGACAGTCAACATGCGCCACATCAAGCACCATTATTACCGCAGCCATCTGATGATCAATCCGACAGGCATCGTCCCCGTCGGCCCTGAGCTTGATCTCGATCGTCCCCATGGCCGTGAAAACCTGCACACAAATCTCACCAATGATGGGAAACGGGCTGCGTACCGCTGATTTCGGCAAGCCGCGCCCGTGTCGCGGTGGTGGTGTCTTCGGGCAGTGCATCAAGGGAAAAGAACCCCACCTCGACAATCTCTCGGTCTGGAAGACGTGGAGCGGTCTGCTCCACCGTTACCCGATAGAGCAGAACATGGTCGCGACGGCTGATCCTCGGGTTGAAGTAGAGGTGGAATAGCTGCGGCGCCTCGGCCATGACGAGATGCCCCTCCTCGCGCAATTCCTTCACCAGCGCGTCAAGTGCCGTCTCGCCGCGCTCCACACCACCACCCGGCAGATGCCAGCCCGGCACATAGCTGTGGCGGACGAGAAACACGCGGCCGTCGCGATCAAAGCATGCCGCGCGCACACCAAGCGTCATCCCACGGGAAATGGCGAAATAGACATGCAGCAGGCGCACCAGAAATCGCGTCCCCCATCGGAACTCGCTCAGCCCGTCGCCTGTTGTCATTTTCCTTGCCCCTCGCAATTGCCATCTTTAAGAGTGGCCGCATGTTTAAGCTGGCACACATATCCGACATCCATCTAGGACCGCTTCCGGCGCTGACTGTGCGGGAGCTGGCTTCCAAACGGATCACCGGCTATCTGAACTGGCACCGCAACCGGCGCAAGCATCTTTTCCCCCATGCCCTTGACATGGTTCTCGATGCGCTGAAGGCCGAGGCACCGGATCATCTTGCGATTACAGGTGATCTCGTCAATCTTGCGACCAATGTTGAAATCCACAAGGTCACCGACTGGCTGGCGGAAGCTGGCGCTCCGCTCGATACATCAGTGGTCCCCGGCAACCACGACGCCTATGTGCCCGGGGCCCATGATCGGGTGGTCGAAGCATGGTACGATTATATGCGTGGAGATGATGATCCGCTCATCTGGCATGCCGATCACAAGCTCTTCCCCTATATCCGCCGTCGCGGACCGGTTGCCCTGATTGGTTGCTCGACATCGATAGCCACGCCACCCTTCTCGGCCTCGGGCTATTTCAGCGCCCGCCAGGCTCGCGAAACCGCCAATCTCCTCAAGGCCGCCGGCGAGGAAGGTCTCTTTCGGGTCGTGATGATCCACCATCCGCCGATCCGTGGCGCTGCTTCCCGCCACAAGCGGATGATCGGGATTCGCCGCTTTGCCGGCGCCATTCGCACCGGCGGCGCCGAACTGGTGCTGCATGGCCATACCCATCTCAACACGCTCTACTGGCTCACTCATAAGCAGAGAAAAGTTCCTGTCGTTGGAATATCCTCGGCAAGCCAGGGTCCGGGCGGCAAGAAACCGGCAGCGGGCTACAATCTCTTCTCAATCGAAGGAGAGGCCGGGAACTGGCAGGTCGACTGGAAGCGCTTTATCGTCAAAAGTGAAGATGAACCGCTGGCACTTGACCATCAGGAAAGGCTGTTTGGCGCCTGATAAGCCCCCTCTCCGCGTTTACCTTTAAGCCCTCAGCAGATTGGCATTGATTGCGGAAAGAACAGCAGCCGGCGCCTCATCAATCAGCATGTGACCAACACCCGCGATCTTGGTGAGCGTCACCTGTACAGGAAGCTGATCCGCCTGTGTCACCGGCAGGATCATGTCTTCGAGACCCCAGACAAGCCGAATGGGCATGGCGAGATCGATGAACATCGAAAGCGGCAAAGCCCCTTGCACCACCTTGCCATCCTTCTCACTGAGAAAGGATTTGAGGATATGCTGCAACGACGACAAGGCATCCGGCGACTGGCGCATATCGGCCATGGCCGCCAGCGCAGCATCAGGCACAGAGCCATTGAAACCACACAAGGGCTCGATGGCAATTCGCAATTCCTCGACGGTCTTCGCTTCCGCAAAGCGTTTCAACGCACGGTGATTGATCGCGGGGCCAAAACCGCCCGGCGCCAGCATGGTAAGCGAGGCAACACGCTCTGGCGCGCGGATGGCAAGCAGTGCTGCAATGGCGCCGCCCATGGAATGCCCGACCACGTGGCAGCGCTCGACGCCGCGCTGATCGAGATCGGCCAGGATCGCCTTTGCCATATCCCCGGCATGACCGGCACCAGCCGCACCCAGCGAGCGCCCATGGCCTGGAAGGTCATAGGCGATGATGGGCTGGCGACGATCCAGCCCCTCTATGATCGGCGCCCAGAGTTCTGCGACACCGCCAAACCCATGCAACATGACCAGGGGCGGCGCCGCCGAGGGCACATCCCGGACCTCGGCAAACAATGCCATCCTTCAGCCCTTGTTGTCTTCGGTGAGCACGCGGTTGGCAGCCGAAACAATGGCTTCCAGCGAGGCGGTCACGATGTTGGTGTTGATGCCGACGCCAAAGAGCTTGCCGCCTTTGTGCGCCATCTCGACATAAGCAATCGCCGCTGCGTTCGAACCATGCTGGAGCGAATGCTCGGAGTAATCCTGCACCGAGAGGTCGATCCCGAGATAGGTCGAGAGGGCATTGACGAAACCGTCGATCGGTCCCGTTCCCTTGCCTTCGATCCGCTTCGTCTCGCCATTGTCGGTAATCTCAGCCGCAACGATCCGGATGCCCTTCTTTTCGGTGTCCGGATAGGTGTGGTGGTCGACGAATTTGATGCGGGCATCTGGCTGCTCGACATAACGCTCGATGAACCGCTCATAAATCTTCTTCGACGGTAGCTCCTTGCCCTCTTCGTCGGTGATCCGCTGGATATCCTCGCGGAACTCGACCTGCAGGTTGCGCGGCAGGTTTATGCCGTAATCCGCCTGCAGGATATAGGCGATGCCGCCTTTGCCCGACTGCGAGTTGATGCGAATGATCGCCTCATAGGTGCGACCCACGTCCTGCGGGTCGATCGGCAGGTAGGGCACTTCCCAGACGGGCGAATTGGCCTTTTTAATCGCCTTCATGCCCTTGTTGATCGCATCCTGGTGCGAGCCGGAGAAGGCCGTATAGACCAGTTCGCCGACGTAAGGGTGACGCTCGGGAATGACCATCTCGTTGGAGTATTCGTAGACCGCCTTGATCCGCTCGATATCGGAACAATCCAGTTTGGGATCAACACCTTGCGTATACATGTTGAGAGCCAGCGTCACGATGTCGACATTGCCGGTGCGCTCGCCATTGCCAAACAGCGTGCCTTCGACGCGGTCGGCTCCTGCCATCAGGCCGAGCTCGGTGGCAGCAATGCCCGTACCCCGGTCATTGTGTGGATGGAGCGACACGATGACATTCTCGCGGTTGTCGATATTGCGGCACATCCATTCGATCTGGTCGGCATAGATGTTCGGCGTTGCCATTTCGACAGTGGATGGCAGGTTCAGGATCAGCTTGTTGTCCGCCGTCGGCTTCACTTCGGCAATCACGGCATTGCAGATCTCCAGCGCCACTTCCAGCTCGGTGCCGGTAAAGCTTTCCGGCGAATACTCAAAACGATATCCACCACCGGCCTTTGCCGCCATGTCCATGATCATCTTCGCCGCATCAACCGCGATCTGCTTGATGCCCGCAACATCCTTGCCGAACACCACGCGGCGCTGCAGCTCCGATGTCGAATTGTAGAAATGGATGATCGGCTTGATTGCCCCATCGAGCGATTCAAAGGTCCGCGTGATCAGTTCCGGCCGGCATTGCACCAGCACCTGCAACGATACGTCAGCAGGCACACCGCCCTCTTCCACGCACCAGCGGGCAAAGTCGAAGTCGGTCTGTGAGGCCGACGGAAAGCCGATCTCGATTTCCTTGAAGCCCATGTCGAGCAACAACTGGAACATACGGGCCTTGCGGTCATGGCCCATCGGGTTGACCAGCGACTGGTTGCCGTCGCGCAAGTCGACCGAGCACCAGATCGGCGGCTTGTCGATCACCTTCGAAGGCCAGGTGCGGTCGGCGATGTCGATCTGCGGGTAAGGGCGATACTTCTGAGAAGCATCCGGCATACCCTGCTTTACGGAATGGGATTTCATGATCATTGCTGTGTCTCGTCTCGTCCCCGCATCATGTCCGGCTCTTAGCGCAAACTGCAGCCATTGGCGACGGAAAATGCGGACCCCTTCTGGGCTTCAAATTCAGGATTGGGATTTGTGTGAGGAGCAATCGCCTAACGGCTGACCCGGCCGCCGGGCGCTCCTCAACGGACCCGGCAACCGCGGATAAGGCCGAGAAGAAGAAGCGAGTTTGGCACCGACGCGACAAAGCCGGCCGCAGAGCGGGCCGTCATTTCAGTCACAGCACTGGTCGAGCCGTTGGTCTTCATGGGCATGAGTGATAGCGCGGTCACTTCCATCGCGCAAGGGTGTTATTTTGGCCAGGGAGCGTCCTTCAGCTTCTCGCCAATCCATGCGGCGACTAGGGCTTCCCGGGTCACACCTAACCGAGCGGCTTCCTCGTCCAGCTGCCGCAATTGGAGAGCTGAAAGATGCAAGGTAGTCTCGATCTGTTCGTTGGGACGCCAAGCATTCCCCCAATCGAGATACTCGCTTATATCCTCCCCATCATCGAATTTCTTATCGAATTCGGCTGCGGTTATAGTCTTCATAACGTTCTTTCTCCATGGCACGCGCCCGCCTGACAGAAATCAGTCGGACCGTTTCGCCGCGCAGGACGTAGACGGCGACCCACAAAAGACCGTCCATCTCTGCAATAAGTGCGTATCGCTGCTCGCCAACATATTTGGCTGGAACTATTAACCTGAGTTTATCCAGCCAAAGAGCCTGAGCCTCGACAAAATCGACGTCATGTTTATCCTTGTTGCTGGCGCTTTTGCCGGGATCAAACTCAAAGTCCATACATCACTGTAGCACAAGCAAGGCAGGGCTTCCAGTTTTCAACCCTTCCGTGCAACCTTCACCAGCCCCAGCATCGCCACGCCGGCAATCAGCCCCCAGAAAGCGCCCGCAATACCGAGGATGGAGATGCCGGACGCGGTGACGAGGAAGGTGACGGCTGCCGCCTCCCGCGTTTCGGTATCCTTGAAAGCCGCAACCGCAGAGCCGGAAAAGGCCCCGATCAGCGCCAGCCCCGCCACCGCCTGGATGAGGATCGGCGGCGCGAGCGACACGAAACCGGTAACGGCACCGGCGGACAGGCCGAGCAGGATATAGCCGATCCCGCCAATGATCGCCGCCCAGTAGCGCCGCTTCGGATCGGGATGGGCATCCTCGCCGGCACACATCGCCGCCGTGATCGCCGCCAGATTGACCGCCTGCCCGCCAAACGGCGTCGCGAGAAAGGTGAAGACACCGGTCGTGGCAAAGAGCGGCCCCGGATTGGGCTCGTATTTGTTGACCTTGAGGATCGCGATGCCGGGAATGTTCTGCGAGGCCATGGTGACGATGAAGAGCGGCAGCGCAATGGAGACGAGCGCCGGCAGCGTGAAGACCGGCGTCACCAGCTCGACCGGCGGCGCCAGCGACTTTGCCCAGCTCGCCATCGCGCCATCCGGCAGGTCGACACCGAAGATGATCACGACGACGAAGGTCAGGAGTGCCGCCGGCACGGCATAAAGCCGCTTGAAGGTCGCAACCACCGCCCAGACTAAAAGGATCGGCAGCCCCAGCATCGGATCGAAGGCGACCGCCTGGAAAGGCGCAAAACAGAGCGTGATGATGACGCCGGCCAGCATGGCGTTGGCAATCGGCGACGGGATCGACGCAACCGCCCGTCCGAAAGGCCGAAACAGTCCGGCCAGCACGATCAGCCCCGCACAGACGATGAAGGCCCCGACCGCCGCCGGAAAGCCCCCGACCGGCACACCCGCCGTCACCATCAGCGCCGCCCCCGGCGTAGACCAGGCAGCAGACACCGGCATCCGCGTCCACAGACTGAGCACGATGCCGCAAAGCCCCATGGCGATGGACAGCGCCATCAGCCCGGAAGCTGCCTGATAATCCGTCGCGCCCACACCTTTCAGCCCCTGCAGCACCACGGCAAAAGAACTGGCAAAGCCGACAAAGGCAATCAGCACTCCCATGAAGGCGGCCTGGGGGGAGAATTCCTTGAAGATGGAGGAGCGCATGATGGGACTCGGCAGTCGGGACAGGAAAATGCGAAAAACCAGCCATCGCGCCGCAAACGGGCAAATGCAAGCCTCGTGCGGCTCCAATTGGTACGCCTGCCAAAGCCATTCCTAAAAGCTCGCCGCATCACGCCTGTCATCCAGCCGTCATCAAGATCGGGCATCCCCGGCAAAGCGGCTTGAAAACCCAAGCTAATGCTTGCCTTTTACCCCCCTTTTGCCTATGGGACCCCCCGACGCATTCGGGGCGTCCCGTTCACTTCCGCCAGATTTGGCTGGGTTCACGAAGGATAGAGCCTTGATCCAGACTCCCTATTATCTGATCGACAAATCGAAGCTCCTCCAGAACATGGAGAAGATCGCGACCCTGCGCGAACTCTCCGGCGCAAAGGCGCTTCTGGCGCTGAAATGTTTCGCCACCTGGTCGGTCTTCGACTTCATGCGCGACTATATGGACGGCACGACCTCCTCCTCGCTCAACGAAGTCCGCCTCGGCCATCAGCGCTTCGGCAAGGAAACCCACGCCTATTCCGTGGCCTATGCCGATTACGAGATCGACGAAGTCGTCAGCCATGCCGACAAGATCATCTTCAACTCGATTGGCCAGCTGACCCGCTTCGAGAAGCAGTCCTCCGGCATCATCCGCGGCCTGCGCCTGAACCCCGGCGTCTCCTCCTCGAGCTTCGATCTTGCCGATCCCGCCCGCCCCTTCTCGCGGCTGGGCGAATGGGACCTGAAAAAGGTCGAGCCGATCATGGACATGATCTCCGGCTTCATGATCCACAACAACTGCGAAAACGGCGATTTCGACCTCTTCGACCGCATGCTGGGCGACATCGAACAGAAGTTCGGCCCGCTCCTGAAGAAGGCCGACTGGGTGTCGCTCGGCGGCGGCATCCATTTCACCGGCGAGAACTATCCGCTCGCAAAATTCGCGGAGCGCCTCAAGCGCTTCTCCGGCGAGTTCGGCGTCCAGGTCTATCTGGAGCCCGGCGAAGCCTCGATCACCAAGTCGACCACGCTCGAAGTCACCGTGCTCGACAAGCTTTACAACGGCAAGGATCTTGTCGTGGTGGATTCGTCCATCGAAGCGCATCTTCTCGATCTCCTGATCTACCGGGAAAGCGCAAAGGTCCACCCCAACCAGGGACCGCACCGGTACCAGGTCTGCGGCAAGTCCTGCCTTGCGGGCGATATCTTCGGCGAGTTCAATTTCGAGAAGGAATTGAACATCGGCGACCGCATCTCGCTGCAGGACACCGCCGGCTACACGATGGTCAAGAAAAACTGGTTTAACGGCGTGCAAATGCCGGCAATCGCCATCCGCGAACTGGATGGCAGCCTCAGGACGGTCCGTGAGTTCGACTACACGGACTACGAAACAAGCCTGTCCTGAACTCCCTCAGGATGAGGTTCTGACGATTGGACATAGGAGTTGGTCCCATTATGAAGAAGAACGTGCTCATCATCGGCGCCGGCGGCGTCGCGCAGGTGGTCGCCCACAAGTGTGCGCAGAACAATGACGTGCTCGGCGACATCCATATCGCCTCGCGCACCAAGGCAAAGTGCGACGCCATCATCGCTTCGGTTCATGAGAAGAAGGCGATGAAGCAGGAAGGCGTTCTCGAAGCCCACCAACTCGACGCCCTCGACATCGAAGCCACCAAGGCCCTGATCAAGAAGCTTGGCACCGAGATCGTCATCAATGTCGGCACCGCCTTCCTCAACATGTCGGTGCTGCGCGCCTGCATGGACACCGGCGTGGCCTATATCGACACCGCGATCCATGAAGAGCCGAACAAGATCTGCGAAACCCCGCCGTGGTACGGAAACTACGAGTGGAAGCGCGCCGCCGAATGCGAGGAAAAGGGGATCACCGCCATCCTCGGCGCCGGCTTCGATCCGGGCGTGGTCAACGCCTATGCGCGTCTCGCCAAGGACGAATATCTCGACAAGGTGACCGACGTCGACATCGTCGATATCAATGCCGGCAGCCATGGCAAATACTTCGCCACCAACTTCGACCCGGAAATCAATTTTCGCGAGTTCACCGGCGTCGTCTATTCCTGGCAGGGCGGCGAATGGAAGGTCAACAAGATGTTCGAGATCGGCAAGGACTACGACCTGCCGGTCGTCGGCACCCGCCGCGCCTATCTCTGCGGCCATGACGAAGTGCATTCGCTGGCCAAGAACATGGACGGCGCCGACGTGCGCTTCTGGATGGGCTTTGGCGATCACTACATCAACGTCTTCACCGTGCTGAAGTCGATCGGCCTTCTCTCCGAACAGCCGGTCAAGCTCGCCGACGGTTCCGAAGTCGTGCCGCTGAAG from Peteryoungia desertarenae encodes the following:
- a CDS encoding BrnT family toxin codes for the protein MDFEFDPGKSASNKDKHDVDFVEAQALWLDKLRLIVPAKYVGEQRYALIAEMDGLLWVAVYVLRGETVRLISVRRARAMEKERYEDYNRSRIR
- a CDS encoding benzoate/H(+) symporter BenE family transporter; the protein is MFKEFSPQAAFMGVLIAFVGFASSFAVVLQGLKGVGATDYQAASGLMALSIAMGLCGIVLSLWTRMPVSAAWSTPGAALMVTAGVPVGGFPAAVGAFIVCAGLIVLAGLFRPFGRAVASIPSPIANAMLAGVIITLCFAPFQAVAFDPMLGLPILLVWAVVATFKRLYAVPAALLTFVVVIIFGVDLPDGAMASWAKSLAPPVELVTPVFTLPALVSIALPLFIVTMASQNIPGIAILKVNKYEPNPGPLFATTGVFTFLATPFGGQAVNLAAITAAMCAGEDAHPDPKRRYWAAIIGGIGYILLGLSAGAVTGFVSLAPPILIQAVAGLALIGAFSGSAVAAFKDTETREAAAVTFLVTASGISILGIAGAFWGLIAGVAMLGLVKVARKG
- a CDS encoding carboxynorspermidine decarboxylase, yielding MIQTPYYLIDKSKLLQNMEKIATLRELSGAKALLALKCFATWSVFDFMRDYMDGTTSSSLNEVRLGHQRFGKETHAYSVAYADYEIDEVVSHADKIIFNSIGQLTRFEKQSSGIIRGLRLNPGVSSSSFDLADPARPFSRLGEWDLKKVEPIMDMISGFMIHNNCENGDFDLFDRMLGDIEQKFGPLLKKADWVSLGGGIHFTGENYPLAKFAERLKRFSGEFGVQVYLEPGEASITKSTTLEVTVLDKLYNGKDLVVVDSSIEAHLLDLLIYRESAKVHPNQGPHRYQVCGKSCLAGDIFGEFNFEKELNIGDRISLQDTAGYTMVKKNWFNGVQMPAIAIRELDGSLRTVREFDYTDYETSLS
- a CDS encoding saccharopine dehydrogenase family protein, which encodes MKKNVLIIGAGGVAQVVAHKCAQNNDVLGDIHIASRTKAKCDAIIASVHEKKAMKQEGVLEAHQLDALDIEATKALIKKLGTEIVINVGTAFLNMSVLRACMDTGVAYIDTAIHEEPNKICETPPWYGNYEWKRAAECEEKGITAILGAGFDPGVVNAYARLAKDEYLDKVTDVDIVDINAGSHGKYFATNFDPEINFREFTGVVYSWQGGEWKVNKMFEIGKDYDLPVVGTRRAYLCGHDEVHSLAKNMDGADVRFWMGFGDHYINVFTVLKSIGLLSEQPVKLADGSEVVPLKVVKACLPDPASLAPNYEGKTCIGDYVKGFKDGKEKTVFLYNVADHKEAYNEVGSQGISYTAGVPPVAAAMLVATGEWDVKKMANVEELPPKPFINLLNKIGLPTRIQDEDGDRAVEF